In Porphyromonas cangingivalis, a genomic segment contains:
- a CDS encoding ABC transporter permease yields MNELKFAYRRLLRSKGLNTIKVLSLGLGFAISFVMLAKVAFELSYDTVFTDADRIYHVKTLSETNGVENDYKSISGAVAPGMKAEIPQVELATRYTGISGGSKLYTDDKRGYNFDEAVLADEYFFEMFDQKILAGNPKEILTTALRCMVSDELAERLGGDVVGKTFVMQEYPDIKLTIGGVFEAFPANSSFDMDILISMTSIGKFTWDGSQNWLGNDRYRGYIKLAQGVEPADIKESIYKMQQKYQDIDSVNEKIGGYLTYVPSPLLDLHLSDKHLSTSILLIGIIGLVVLIMSILNYTLLRITSILNSSKTTAIMKSVGAERKDIQKSIITDTFVHLLLAVFVGIVFVVAFHKVFYQILQIRVSELISPTSILLGIVILIVTGFVISVGPGRIIASQPVISVMTNYKKTNRRWKLSLLFIESIGVTFLLCTVFFVHHQYNYSVRLDKGYNTDKVYYIPTSAIDSLGIKSITDILRDSPEVEVVSLGSTLPFHNQSGDNIFDPESGKDILHIKDFFWCDKYYLEALKIPIIEGEGYDTKPCHAKNMVISRSCAINLTKNMGWEDGVVGKEIYVTSHQNPVTIIGIFEDILAKLFTSAFPEKANIVMAGGAWYRYCEYMIIRMKTDTPQDLAKVEEIINRYSLFGDLELINATTSMIWQYDSIQNVGYYAIFGSVIALIIAIIGIIGYTEEEVTRRRKELAIRMVNGASRADVLRLFLTDYLKIGVPAVIAGLLLANYAIKTWMQEFSDHIEVSAFTLMLLGLGVLALTSLIMGVYCRITTSKNPIIYLAEE; encoded by the coding sequence ATGAACGAACTGAAATTTGCTTATCGGAGGCTACTCCGGAGTAAGGGACTCAACACGATCAAGGTACTGAGTCTTGGACTCGGCTTTGCGATTAGTTTTGTGATGCTGGCCAAGGTGGCATTTGAGCTGTCGTACGACACCGTCTTCACAGATGCAGATCGTATCTACCATGTCAAGACCTTATCAGAGACCAATGGGGTAGAAAACGACTATAAGTCCATATCGGGTGCTGTCGCTCCCGGAATGAAAGCGGAGATCCCTCAGGTCGAGTTGGCGACACGTTATACAGGTATTTCAGGTGGGTCGAAACTCTATACCGACGACAAGAGGGGATATAATTTTGATGAAGCTGTACTTGCGGATGAGTACTTCTTCGAGATGTTCGATCAGAAAATACTTGCCGGTAATCCTAAAGAGATACTGACGACTGCCCTAAGATGTATGGTAAGCGACGAACTGGCGGAGAGGTTGGGCGGTGATGTCGTAGGTAAAACCTTTGTCATGCAGGAATATCCGGACATCAAATTGACGATCGGTGGAGTATTCGAGGCGTTCCCTGCAAACTCCTCGTTCGATATGGACATCCTTATTTCTATGACCAGTATCGGCAAGTTTACTTGGGACGGTAGCCAAAATTGGCTCGGTAACGACCGCTATCGTGGATACATCAAACTTGCTCAAGGAGTCGAGCCTGCCGATATCAAGGAGTCAATCTACAAGATGCAACAGAAGTATCAGGACATTGACTCGGTCAACGAAAAGATTGGTGGCTATCTGACTTATGTCCCTTCGCCCCTCTTGGATCTTCATTTGTCTGACAAGCACCTGTCGACCTCTATCCTGCTCATCGGCATCATAGGGCTGGTTGTCCTCATCATGTCCATCCTCAACTACACCCTGCTACGTATCACGTCGATCCTCAACAGCAGCAAGACCACTGCGATCATGAAGAGCGTCGGGGCAGAGCGCAAAGACATCCAGAAAAGTATCATCACCGACACTTTCGTTCATCTCTTGCTTGCGGTCTTTGTAGGTATCGTGTTTGTCGTGGCTTTTCATAAGGTCTTCTATCAGATCCTTCAGATCCGTGTGTCCGAACTCATATCTCCGACATCGATCCTCTTGGGTATCGTCATCCTTATCGTGACAGGTTTTGTCATCAGTGTCGGTCCGGGACGCATCATTGCTTCACAGCCCGTTATCTCCGTGATGACAAACTATAAAAAGACCAACCGCAGGTGGAAGCTATCGCTCCTATTCATCGAAAGCATCGGCGTGACATTCCTCCTTTGCACCGTGTTCTTCGTCCATCATCAGTATAACTATTCGGTTCGTTTGGATAAAGGCTACAATACCGATAAGGTCTACTACATCCCGACCAGTGCTATCGACAGTCTCGGTATCAAGAGCATCACCGACATCCTTCGAGATAGCCCCGAAGTCGAAGTCGTCTCACTTGGTTCGACACTTCCGTTCCACAACCAAAGTGGCGATAACATCTTCGACCCTGAGAGCGGAAAAGATATACTTCATATAAAAGACTTCTTCTGGTGCGACAAGTACTACTTGGAAGCCCTCAAGATACCGATCATTGAGGGTGAGGGTTATGATACAAAGCCGTGTCATGCCAAGAACATGGTCATCAGCAGGTCTTGTGCCATCAATCTCACAAAGAACATGGGCTGGGAGGACGGAGTCGTTGGCAAGGAGATCTATGTCACCAGTCACCAAAACCCTGTTACTATTATAGGTATATTTGAAGATATATTGGCTAAGCTATTTACTTCTGCTTTTCCCGAAAAGGCAAACATTGTCATGGCGGGTGGAGCTTGGTACAGATACTGCGAATATATGATCATCCGCATGAAGACAGATACACCCCAAGACTTAGCAAAAGTGGAAGAAATCATCAATAGATACTCCTTGTTTGGCGACCTCGAACTAATCAATGCGACAACATCCATGATCTGGCAATATGATAGCATCCAAAACGTGGGGTATTACGCCATCTTCGGGTCTGTCATTGCGCTTATCATCGCGATCATCGGGATTATCGGATACACTGAAGAAGAGGTGACAAGGCGGCGTAAAGAGCTTGCCATACGTATGGTCAACGGTGCTTCTCGTGCGGATGTCTTGCGACTCTTCCTGACAGACTACCTCAAGATCGGTGTACCTGCGGTGATCGCCGGACTTCTGCTTGCCAACTATGCCATAAAGACCTGGATGCAGGAGTTCTCGGACCACATCGAGGTATCGGCCTTTACGCTCATGCTCCTCGGTCTTGGAGTCCTTGCGCTCACTTCGCTCATCATGGGGGTGTACTGCCGTATCACAACGAGCAAAAATCCTATCATCTACCTTGCCGAAGAGTGA
- a CDS encoding ABC transporter ATP-binding protein: MIKLENITKIFRTDEVETRALNNVSLEVRQGEFIAIMGPSGCGKSTLLNILGLLDNPTSGNYTLDGKEVGHLKEKDRTVIRKGKIGFIFQSFNLIDEMTVAENIELPLVYLRIKPSQRKERVEAALSKMSISHRAAHFPSQLSGGQQQRVAIARATVAGPLLILADEPTGNLDSQNGAEVMNLLTTLNQEGATIIMVTHSERDAAYAHRVINLLDGSIKS; this comes from the coding sequence ATGATCAAATTAGAAAACATCACCAAGATCTTTCGCACCGATGAGGTCGAGACAAGAGCATTGAACAACGTATCCTTAGAGGTCCGACAAGGAGAGTTTATAGCCATCATGGGACCTTCGGGCTGTGGCAAGTCTACCCTCCTCAACATCCTCGGACTGCTGGACAACCCTACCTCCGGAAACTATACCCTCGATGGCAAAGAGGTAGGACACCTCAAGGAAAAGGACCGTACCGTCATACGAAAGGGAAAGATCGGCTTCATCTTCCAAAGCTTCAACCTTATCGACGAGATGACAGTGGCGGAGAATATCGAACTCCCTTTGGTTTACCTTCGTATCAAACCTTCACAGCGTAAGGAGAGGGTCGAAGCGGCATTGTCTAAGATGAGCATCAGCCACAGAGCAGCGCACTTCCCCAGCCAACTCTCTGGTGGACAGCAACAACGTGTGGCCATAGCTCGTGCAACTGTCGCAGGACCTCTGCTCATCCTTGCCGACGAACCCACGGGTAACCTCGACAGCCAAAATGGTGCCGAGGTCATGAACCTGCTCACAACCCTCAACCAAGAGGGAGCAACGATCATCATGGTGACCCACTCTGAGAGAGATGCAGCGTATGCCCACAGAGTCATCAATCTCCTCGATGGTAGTATCAAATCATAA
- a CDS encoding efflux RND transporter periplasmic adaptor subunit, producing the protein MDTKIEKKKGLSRKHIIYLSGGVLVLSAILWSLFGISGKSQKVERDSLHIVSVRRGSFHDYIRVDGRVQPFSTIQVSAIEGGVVEETLVEEGAMVKKGQVLVRLANPSLSLSILDSEAQLAEKQNFLRNTQVTMEQDKLNLRRERLQVELDIERKKRKADQYEQLYKEELCSREEYLQAKEDYDFSRRSGRLISDRQLQDSIYRGIQVDQMEESLHNMRRNLQLVRQRIDNLDIKAPADGQLGLLDVEIGQMIHAGTKVGQVHVLSNYKVEAMIDEHYIDRVRADLHATCERQGQPYELRVRKVFPDVRDKNFKTEFVFVGEKPENIRTGQTYHVSLELGQPSEALLIPRGAFYGDTGGRWIFVITKDGKRAVRREVAIGRQNPEYYEVLSGLDPDEEVIVSSYRAFEQAVELIIK; encoded by the coding sequence GTGGCAAGTCGCAGAAGGTGGAGCGAGACAGTCTCCACATCGTATCGGTCAGGCGTGGGAGCTTCCACGACTATATCCGTGTCGATGGGAGGGTGCAGCCGTTCAGCACGATACAGGTGAGTGCCATAGAGGGTGGAGTGGTGGAGGAGACTCTCGTAGAGGAAGGGGCAATGGTCAAGAAAGGTCAGGTACTCGTCCGCCTTGCCAACCCTTCGCTGAGCCTGAGTATCCTCGACAGCGAAGCACAGTTGGCAGAGAAGCAAAACTTCCTCCGCAACACACAGGTGACGATGGAGCAGGACAAGCTCAACCTCCGTCGCGAGCGTTTGCAGGTGGAGCTGGACATCGAACGCAAGAAGCGCAAGGCAGATCAGTATGAGCAGTTGTACAAGGAAGAACTGTGTTCGAGAGAGGAGTACCTTCAGGCCAAGGAGGATTATGACTTCAGCCGTCGCAGCGGACGACTCATCTCGGATAGGCAGCTTCAGGACTCGATATACCGTGGCATACAGGTGGATCAGATGGAGGAGAGCCTCCACAACATGAGGCGCAATCTCCAACTTGTGCGTCAGCGTATCGACAATCTCGATATCAAAGCACCTGCCGACGGACAGCTCGGTCTCCTCGATGTGGAGATAGGGCAGATGATCCATGCCGGTACGAAGGTGGGACAAGTGCATGTCCTCAGCAACTACAAGGTGGAGGCGATGATCGATGAACATTATATCGACCGTGTCCGGGCGGATCTCCATGCGACCTGCGAGCGTCAGGGACAGCCTTATGAGCTGAGGGTACGCAAGGTCTTTCCGGATGTGAGGGATAAAAACTTCAAGACCGAATTTGTCTTCGTCGGCGAAAAACCCGAGAATATCCGTACAGGTCAGACTTATCATGTCAGTCTCGAACTCGGCCAACCCTCCGAAGCCCTCTTGATCCCCCGTGGTGCATTCTATGGTGATACGGGGGGGAGATGGATATTCGTGATCACCAAGGATGGCAAGCGTGCCGTGCGTAGAGAGGTGGCCATAGGCCGACAAAATCCCGAGTACTACGAGGTGCTGTCAGGGCTCGATCCAGACGAAGAGGTCATCGTGTCTTCTTACAGAGCGTTCGAGCAAGCAGTAGAGCTAATCATCAAATAA